The Streptococcus sanguinis genome contains the following window.
TCCAGTGGTTGTGGCCGAAGGAACAGCTCGGCTCAAGTCAACGGGCAATCTAGCTGGATCCATCCTCAAGCTCAAGGACGGATTGAAAAATGTGGTCAAATGGGGCATTGCCAATCCTCATCAGGCGGTCATGATGGCTAGCCTAATTCCAGCAAAATCAGTCCATATTGATGATGTCTGCGGACAGATCAAGGAAGGCTACGATGCTGACTTTATCGTTTTAGATAAAGATTTAGAGCTGGTAGCTACTTACCTTGATGGTCAAGAACGTTTCCATGTATGAGAACCGCAGGTATTTTAAATTAGTCTCCTTATATTTTTCTGAAAGAGCAGGAAAACCTGTTCTTTTTGATTGGCAAGCTACTTGATAGCCTTCTCCTAGATTTGAATTGCTTTCTTAGGAGTGATATAATGAGACTATAATGTAAACAGGAGTAGGCTATGAAACGAATTGATGCGAAATTTTTGATAATGGGCCTTGTTTTGCTGTTGGCGGGACTGATCTTTGGACGAATCTTGATCCTTGTCGCAGGAGTTGCTTTCATTATCTATAGCTTTTTCAGTAAAGGGATGGAGCCGACCAAGGAAAATATCTTCAAACCTAAGCCAATATTGAAGAAAAAGGAAAAGAAGTGAGCAGTTCTGCTCTTGTGAATACTGTAGCAGCTGCCTTGCTGAAGGCAGTAGATGGAACTTGTAAAGGAGACATGAGATGAGAGAATATCTTTTGAACAATGGTGTTGGCATTCCGGTACTGGGCTTCGGTACTTGGAAGGCTCAGGATGGCGAAGAAGCTTATCAGGCAACATTAGCCGCTCTCAAGGCAGGCTATCGTCACATTGATACGGCAGCCATCTATAAGAACGAAGAGAGTGTCGGACGGGCGATCAAGGATAGCGGCATTCCGCGGGAGGAGCTCTTTATCACGACTAAGCTTTGGAATGACATTCATACTTATGAGGAGGCTCAAGAGGCCTTTGCTGCCTCAATGGAGCGGTTGGGACTGGATTATCTAGACCTCTATCTCATTCACTGGCCGAATCCCAAACCCCTGAGGGAAAACGATGCTTGGAAAAAGCGCAATGCCGAAGTCTGGCGGGCTATGGAAGACCTCTATAATTTCGGAAAGATTCGATCGATTGGCGTCAGCAATTTCCTGCCTCATCACTTAGAATCCTTGCTTGAGACAGCTCGCATGACTCCTGCTGTCAATCAAATCCGCCTGGCTCCAGGTGTCTATCAGACAGAGGCGGTGAACTTCTGCCGTGAGCATGAGATTTTACTGGAAGCTTGGGGACCATTTGGCCAAGGTGAGCTCTTCCAAAATCCAGCCGTGCAGGCTGTGGCAGACAAGTATGGCAAGACCATTGCCCAAGTCGCTTTAGCTTGGAGCTTGCAGGAAGGCTTCCTGCCCCTGCCTAAGTCGGTCACTCCGAGCCGGATTGCCAGCAATCTAGACTGCTTTGACATCGAGCTAGATACAGCAGACTTAGAAGTCCTCAAAAATATCAGTGGCCTGGCGGGTAGCGCACCAAATCCTGATGAAATGGATTTTTAGATGAAAATCCGATTCTATCGAAGTTCAGACAGAGAAGCCTTGCAGTCTTACCATTTAACCGACTTGAGATTTACCAATCATCCGAGCCAGGCTGTCGCTGACTTGGGAAATCGTTATGCTATCTTGGGCTTTGCAGAACATCAAATCGTAACCTTTCTGATTTTGGATGCTGGAGAAAAGAAGTTTACTTATGGCGGTCAGCCAGATAGCCTGCTCCTTCGTAGCTTTTCAACGGATGAAGACTTTCGGATGCGAGGATACGGTAGTCAGACGCTGAAGCTCTTGCCTGATTTCATAAGAGAACATCTGCCTATGTATAAAAGTATTATCCTAGGTGTCAATGAGAGAAATCAAGTCGCCTCCTATCTCTACCGAGAAACCGGTTTTAGCAAACAGCCCCAGCGGATATTAGGACCAGCCGGTTGGCAGGAAGTGTATGAATTAAAAATATAAAGCTATCCCCAGTTTGAAAAGAGCTGGGGATTTTTATCTCTACCGCCAGAAGAAACTATAAAACAAACTGCTTCTGTGCTATAATGAGAGGTATAAAATGAGGCCAATATCCAACGAAATACTAAGATAGGGGAGTTAGATGAAGAAGACCCAAGAATTGGAAATTACACCCAACTGATTGAGGAGAACTTCGATCCCTTGAGAGTGGAGAGATAGGGGAGAAAGATAATCATTAAAAACTCAAAGAGTCATCTGTGGCTAAATATCCAATCAATCTAAAGGCTGAATACGAGTGTTTACTAAAATATTTAGATAAACTAGGTTTCGAATAGTCCATTTTGTAAAAAATTTCATGCTTTCTAACTATCACTTGATGTAATTTGCTAAAATATTAAACCATTCTAAAGTTCGAATATTAGCTTTTGTTAAAATTTCAAAGTATTCTAAGCGTGAAATGCCTTGATAATTCATTTTTAAAGAGAAATAATCCCTATCTGAAGTTGAAGAAATTATCGGGTGGGGATATTTTAGGTATTTGATTTTGAAAAAGTGTTATTTCAGGGATAAAAAATGACATTTCAGGGCGGCCTTGCAAAAGATTTATTGCTACGTGCTATACTTAGTTCATCAAATTAATGGAGAGGTTTTATTATGACTACTAACTACACCATTCGTCCCCTGACCTATAGCAACTTTACTCACCGTGAGTTTGAAAGTTTGATGACGGATTCTTGTCAAATCATCACGGAATTTGTCAAGGCAAATAAGGACGAAGATATGTATGGTACGCACTTGGAGCCCTTTGCGAGCAAGCTAGAAGAATTCCAGAAACAGCTAGCTAGCGTGGAAAAGAAACAAACCACAAGTCTGGCGGAGGTAGATAAGGAGCGGGACAATGCTCTGGTCGGACTCTTTACCCTACATAGGGGATTTGCTAAGATAAAGGAAGCGAAGTTCAAGGAAGCCCATGAGACGCTGGCTCCAGTCCTGACTAAGTACAAGGATATCACCAAGCATAATAACGATGTCGCAACTGCTGAGATTAAGAGTCTCCTCAAAACCCTAAAGGAAGAGCCCTACAATGCGGCAGTAACTACGCTGGGACTCTCACCAGTGATTAGCGCAGTGACGACTGCACAGGAAGACTATGATAAGGCCGAAGCCCTAGCGCGTGCAGCCAAGTCCAGCAAGGAAGTCGGTAAGACCAAGCAGCTGCGCACGGAAATCTCCCGCACTTATGACCTCTTTATGCGCTATACCGCAGCCTCCGCAGAAGCCTATCCAGAGAAAGTCCACTTTGCCAAACTCCTCAAGGATCTCAACATCCTCCGAGACAGCAAGCGACGCCTGGCCAGTCCAAATAAGAAAACTAAAACTGAACCAGCGCCAGAAGCAGCAGGATAAAGAATACTCCCTTAGAATTGTAAATTCTAGGGATTTTTTGTGTTTAATAGACATTGGGTAGGGAATGTGAAGGTGGAAGCCGACAAAAAAATATTGGATTTTTGCATAAATACTTTATAGAATGAGGAGGAGTTGATATAATGATAGATGTAAAAAATTAAA
Protein-coding sequences here:
- a CDS encoding aldo/keto reductase: MREYLLNNGVGIPVLGFGTWKAQDGEEAYQATLAALKAGYRHIDTAAIYKNEESVGRAIKDSGIPREELFITTKLWNDIHTYEEAQEAFAASMERLGLDYLDLYLIHWPNPKPLRENDAWKKRNAEVWRAMEDLYNFGKIRSIGVSNFLPHHLESLLETARMTPAVNQIRLAPGVYQTEAVNFCREHEILLEAWGPFGQGELFQNPAVQAVADKYGKTIAQVALAWSLQEGFLPLPKSVTPSRIASNLDCFDIELDTADLEVLKNISGLAGSAPNPDEMDF
- a CDS encoding GNAT family N-acetyltransferase translates to MKIRFYRSSDREALQSYHLTDLRFTNHPSQAVADLGNRYAILGFAEHQIVTFLILDAGEKKFTYGGQPDSLLLRSFSTDEDFRMRGYGSQTLKLLPDFIREHLPMYKSIILGVNERNQVASYLYRETGFSKQPQRILGPAGWQEVYELKI